Proteins encoded by one window of Clostridium cagae:
- a CDS encoding DUF4342 domain-containing protein has translation MTNITLEKVDMIIERTGVSYAIAKQALEECNGDVLEALIYLEEEIKNEENIDYNIYDDKEDKENMTIEELKNFIKDLIHKGNITRIKIKKEDTELIDIPVNAGIAAGVIAVLIPPILVAGVIAAVATKITIEITKKDGSVEVINKYVYKVSNDVKDKAVDIADKMKSKVDEVKNKVRTNNGEDKSKVYTGNETVYTYKVDFDDQD, from the coding sequence ATGACTAATATTACATTAGAAAAAGTAGATATGATAATAGAAAGAACAGGAGTTAGCTATGCAATAGCTAAACAAGCGCTAGAAGAATGTAATGGAGATGTTTTAGAAGCATTAATTTATTTAGAAGAAGAAATTAAAAATGAGGAAAATATAGATTATAATATCTATGACGATAAAGAAGATAAAGAAAATATGACTATAGAAGAATTAAAAAATTTTATTAAAGATTTAATTCATAAAGGGAATATAACAAGAATAAAGATTAAGAAGGAGGATACTGAGTTAATAGATATTCCTGTAAATGCAGGAATAGCCGCTGGAGTTATTGCAGTATTAATTCCACCAATATTGGTAGCAGGTGTAATTGCAGCAGTTGCAACAAAAATAACAATAGAAATAACTAAAAAAGATGGTTCAGTCGAAGTTATAAATAAATATGTATATAAAGTTTCAAATGATGTGAAAGACAAAGCCGTTGATATTGCAGATAAAATGAAATCTAAAGTAGATGAAGTAAAGAATAAAGTAAGAACAAATAATGGTGAAGATAAATCAAAAGTATATACTGGAAATGAAACAGTTTATACATATAAAGTTGATTTTGACGACCAAGATTAA
- the dnaG gene encoding DNA primase, with product MQIPQEIIEKVKEQTDIVDIISESVRLKRTGKNFIGLCPFHNDKTPSFSVSQEKQIYKCFSCGEAGNVLTFIMKQKNLTFVEAVKYLADKANIPINLHSNETPQFIKKREILYKINVETGRYYFTNLQKIHLAKDYFLNRGIKEATIKKFGLGYSKNSWRDLITYLRAKGYKDDFLIEAGLVSKNQEKGNIYDRFRNRVMFPVFDVKGRVIGFGGRVLDDSKPKYLNSPETTVFQKGINLYGLNFAVKNKLKEDYMIIVEGYMDLITLHQYGVTNVVASLGTALTNNQAKLLKRYTNNVIISYDADIAGQTATLRGLEILRNSGFEVKVLIIPQGKDPDEFVRSNGKDAFLKLAREALPLIEYRIKRIGEGINLKDRNNLIKYGEKVASILADLNPVEKDVYIKKISEDTGIKEQALYDLLSQVMSKKQKEDNYVNKKEEFGTKLYVEPAYLKAERALLKLMLNQEIYDQIKDSMSSEDFILDSHKRIYSLILESKNENSNNIESYVENRCDQIESSKEWIAIKELEILDLSNKDKLINDYLNEVKCFKLQLEINDLKNEQKRLEDKGMIEESIKLAVKLTNLEILKKRKRG from the coding sequence TTGCAAATTCCACAAGAAATTATTGAAAAAGTAAAAGAACAAACCGATATAGTGGATATTATATCGGAAAGTGTAAGGTTAAAGAGAACTGGAAAAAATTTCATAGGATTATGTCCGTTTCATAATGATAAAACACCATCATTTAGTGTTTCACAAGAAAAACAAATATATAAGTGCTTTTCATGTGGAGAAGCTGGTAATGTTTTAACTTTTATTATGAAACAAAAAAATCTTACATTTGTAGAGGCAGTAAAGTATTTGGCTGATAAAGCTAATATTCCTATAAATCTACACTCTAATGAAACGCCTCAGTTTATTAAAAAGAGGGAAATATTATATAAAATTAATGTAGAAACTGGAAGATATTACTTTACTAATTTGCAAAAAATACATTTAGCAAAAGATTATTTTCTTAATAGAGGAATAAAGGAAGCAACTATAAAGAAGTTTGGTCTTGGATATTCTAAAAATAGTTGGAGAGATCTAATTACTTATTTAAGAGCCAAGGGATATAAAGATGACTTTTTAATAGAAGCAGGATTGGTTTCAAAAAATCAAGAGAAAGGAAATATATATGACAGATTTAGAAATCGAGTTATGTTTCCTGTTTTTGATGTGAAAGGTAGAGTCATTGGGTTTGGAGGAAGAGTATTAGATGATTCAAAACCTAAGTATTTAAATTCACCTGAAACTACAGTATTTCAAAAAGGAATTAATCTGTATGGGTTAAATTTTGCAGTAAAAAACAAGCTTAAAGAGGATTATATGATAATTGTTGAAGGGTATATGGACTTAATAACGCTTCATCAGTATGGAGTAACAAATGTTGTTGCATCATTAGGAACTGCTTTAACTAATAATCAGGCCAAACTCTTAAAGCGATATACTAACAATGTTATTATATCATATGATGCAGATATTGCAGGGCAAACAGCTACTTTAAGGGGACTTGAGATACTTAGAAATTCTGGTTTTGAAGTTAAGGTACTTATAATTCCACAAGGAAAAGATCCAGATGAGTTTGTAAGAAGTAATGGAAAAGATGCTTTTTTAAAACTAGCAAGGGAAGCACTGCCTTTAATTGAATACAGAATTAAAAGAATAGGAGAAGGCATAAATTTAAAGGACAGAAACAATTTAATTAAGTATGGAGAAAAAGTAGCGAGCATTTTAGCAGACTTAAATCCAGTAGAAAAAGATGTATATATAAAGAAAATTTCAGAAGATACTGGTATAAAAGAACAGGCACTATATGATTTACTTTCACAAGTAATGTCAAAAAAACAAAAAGAAGACAATTACGTGAATAAAAAGGAAGAATTTGGAACAAAATTATATGTAGAGCCTGCATATTTAAAAGCAGAAAGAGCTTTACTTAAATTAATGTTAAACCAAGAAATTTATGACCAAATTAAAGATAGTATGAGCTCAGAGGATTTTATATTAGATTCTCATAAAAGAATATATTCTTTAATATTAGAATCTAAAAATGAAAATTCTAATAACATAGAATCATATGTAGAAAATAGATGTGATCAAATTGAAAGTTCGAAAGAATGGATTGCAATAAAAGAACTTGAAATTCTAGACTTAAGTAACAAAGATAAGTTAATCAATGATTATTTAAATGAAGTAAAATGTTTTAAACTACAATTAGAAATCAATGATTTAAAAAATGAACAAAAAAGATTGGAAGATAAGGGAATGATTGAGGAGTCTATAAAACTTGCAGTTAAGTTGACAAACTTAGAAATATTGAAAAAAAGAAAGAGAGGTTAA
- the recO gene encoding DNA repair protein RecO: MIFLALFESKAVIIKSQDFKENDKLVWLYTEELGKIAAIAKGAKKSKNKTFSITLPLCYGEYMLYKGKNLYTIQEGKIINSFQGLLENLDKLTYSSYLCELIDICTPDDEKNKQIFIDLVTTFYLLDTNALEYELLVRAFELKLLKNTGYSLELDSCCMCKKKIPSSNYISLSNYGGVCDECPKEYGLYISKATYNALKFLLKMKIDKVYRLNLTDKIKEELEKITSYLICNNYSKKPKSLEMLKFIKE, from the coding sequence ATGATCTTTCTGGCACTTTTTGAAAGTAAAGCTGTTATTATAAAATCACAGGATTTTAAAGAAAATGATAAATTAGTTTGGCTTTATACAGAAGAGTTGGGTAAGATTGCTGCTATAGCAAAAGGGGCAAAGAAAAGTAAAAATAAAACTTTTTCTATTACTTTGCCTTTGTGCTATGGTGAGTACATGTTATATAAAGGTAAAAATTTGTATACGATTCAAGAGGGGAAGATTATAAATTCTTTTCAAGGATTATTAGAAAACTTAGATAAGCTTACTTACTCATCTTATTTATGTGAACTCATAGATATATGTACACCTGATGATGAAAAAAATAAACAGATTTTTATAGATTTAGTTACTACTTTTTATCTTTTAGATACAAATGCTTTAGAGTATGAACTATTAGTAAGAGCGTTTGAATTAAAATTATTAAAAAATACAGGATATTCTTTAGAATTAGACAGTTGTTGTATGTGTAAAAAGAAAATCCCATCATCTAATTATATAAGTTTATCTAATTATGGTGGAGTATGTGATGAATGTCCTAAAGAATATGGATTATATATTTCAAAAGCTACTTATAATGCTTTGAAATTTTTATTAAAGATGAAAATAGATAAGGTCTATAGGCTGAATTTAACTGATAAAATCAAAGAAGAATTAGAAAAAATAACAAGTTATTTAATATGCAATAACTATTCTAAAAAGCCTAAAAGTTTAGAAATGTTAAAATTTATTAAGGAGTGA
- a CDS encoding helix-turn-helix transcriptional regulator: MKLSNRQEEIIKLVKDHQPITSEALAEKLGLTRAAIRADLSILTMIGILDARPKVGYIYSGKSSSGMLHDYITEIKANAIMSKPITVSEETMVYDAIVFLFLNDVGTLFVENEGVLTGAVSRKDFLKIAIGGTDIHKVPIGVIMTRMPNIICGNKNDNAYDLAKKIIEHEIDSIPIVEPLEKIGDKEQFKIIGKVSKTNVTKLFVKLGKQ, translated from the coding sequence TTGAAGTTATCAAATAGGCAAGAAGAAATAATTAAGTTAGTAAAAGATCATCAACCAATCACAAGTGAGGCTTTAGCAGAAAAATTAGGTTTAACAAGAGCTGCAATTAGAGCAGATTTATCAATACTTACAATGATAGGTATTTTAGATGCTAGACCTAAGGTAGGATATATATATTCAGGCAAATCTTCTAGTGGTATGTTACATGACTATATAACTGAAATTAAAGCTAATGCAATTATGTCTAAGCCAATTACAGTTAGTGAAGAAACTATGGTATATGATGCAATTGTATTTTTATTCCTTAATGATGTTGGTACATTATTTGTAGAAAATGAAGGTGTTTTAACTGGAGCTGTTTCAAGAAAGGATTTTCTTAAAATTGCTATAGGTGGAACAGACATTCATAAGGTACCCATTGGAGTAATAATGACTCGTATGCCAAATATTATATGTGGTAATAAAAATGACAATGCATATGATTTAGCTAAAAAAATAATAGAGCATGAAATTGACAGTATCCCCATTGTAGAACCGTTAGAAAAGATAGGTGATAAGGAACAATTTAAGATAATAGGAAAAGTTTCCAAGACTAATGTTACAAAATTATTTGTTAAATTAGGAAAACAATAA
- the ppdK gene encoding pyruvate, phosphate dikinase, with protein MAKKYVYLFSEGNASMKNLLGGKGANLAEMTNLGIPVPYGFTVTTEACNKYYEDGKAISDEIIKEIYNSLQKLESVSGKEFGSNENPLLVSVRSGARTSMPGMMDTILNLGLNDEVVESMAKLTNNPRFAYDSYRRFVQMFSDVVMGIENRLFENKIEEIKDKKGVEFDTDLDENDLKVLVSEFKAIYKKEKGEDFPQDPKTQLLEAVTAVFRSWNNPRAIVYRRLNDIPGEWGTAVNVQEMVFGNKGETSGTGVVFSRNPATGENLIYGEYLMNAQGEDVVAGIRTPLPISKLKEQDPKIYGEFVNIVSKLENHYKDMQDMEITIEEGKLYFLQTRNGKRTAQAALKIAVDLFNDGMITKEEAVLKVEPKQLDTLLHPTFYTEALKQANPIAKGLPASPGAACGKIAFTAEEAKDRAALDEEVILVRLETSPEDIEGMVAAKGILTVRGGMTSHAAVVARGMGTCCVAGCGTIKVDDVKRTLTVGDKVYTGDDFISIDGTSGNVYGEKIKTVIPEISGYFEIFMRWADEIRKLKIRANADTPKDAKQAVEFGAEGIGLCRTEHMFFAEDRIMAVRQMITAKDEQQRRVALDKILPMQRGDFIGIYEALEERPVTIRLLDPPLHEFLPNTEQDIRILSNEIGLTFEELKLTVDNLHEFNPMMGHRGCRLAVSYPEIAEMQARAIIEAAIEVKANKGYNIIPEIMIPLIGDIKELKYVKDVIKNTAEEVIKEKNVDLEYKIGTMIEIPRAALTADEVAKEAEFFSFGTNDLTQMTFGFSRDDASKFLTDYYDKKIYEQDPFAKLDRSGVGALIKIAVEKGRETRPDIKLGICGEHGGDPSSIEFCHDLGLNYVSCSPFRVPLARLAAAQAQVRNNR; from the coding sequence ATGGCCAAAAAGTATGTTTATCTTTTCAGTGAGGGAAATGCTTCAATGAAAAATTTATTAGGAGGTAAAGGTGCAAACTTAGCAGAAATGACTAATTTAGGCATTCCTGTACCTTATGGATTCACAGTTACAACTGAAGCGTGTAACAAGTACTATGAAGATGGTAAAGCCATTTCAGATGAAATTATAAAAGAAATTTATAATAGTTTACAAAAACTTGAAAGTGTTAGTGGAAAAGAATTTGGAAGTAATGAAAATCCACTATTAGTATCAGTAAGATCTGGAGCAAGAACTTCAATGCCAGGAATGATGGATACTATTTTAAATTTAGGATTAAATGATGAAGTAGTAGAAAGTATGGCTAAATTAACTAATAATCCTAGATTTGCTTATGATTCTTATAGAAGATTTGTTCAAATGTTTTCAGATGTTGTTATGGGTATAGAAAACAGATTGTTTGAAAATAAAATTGAAGAAATTAAAGATAAAAAAGGTGTAGAATTTGATACTGATTTAGATGAAAATGATTTAAAGGTATTGGTATCTGAATTTAAAGCAATATATAAAAAGGAAAAAGGGGAAGATTTCCCACAAGATCCTAAAACTCAGCTACTTGAAGCTGTAACTGCAGTATTTAGATCATGGAATAATCCTAGAGCTATTGTTTATAGAAGGCTTAATGATATTCCAGGTGAATGGGGTACAGCAGTAAATGTACAAGAAATGGTTTTTGGAAATAAGGGTGAAACATCTGGAACTGGTGTTGTTTTCTCAAGAAATCCAGCAACAGGTGAAAATCTTATATATGGTGAATACTTAATGAATGCACAAGGTGAAGATGTTGTAGCAGGTATAAGAACACCACTTCCAATATCAAAATTAAAAGAACAAGATCCTAAAATTTATGGGGAATTTGTTAATATTGTAAGTAAATTAGAAAATCATTATAAAGATATGCAAGACATGGAGATAACTATAGAAGAAGGAAAATTATATTTCTTACAAACTAGAAATGGTAAGAGAACAGCTCAAGCAGCACTAAAAATAGCTGTTGATTTATTTAATGACGGAATGATAACTAAGGAAGAGGCTGTATTAAAAGTTGAACCAAAACAATTAGATACATTGCTTCATCCTACATTCTATACTGAGGCATTGAAACAAGCGAATCCTATCGCTAAAGGTCTACCAGCATCTCCAGGTGCAGCTTGTGGTAAGATTGCATTTACAGCTGAAGAAGCTAAGGACAGGGCAGCTTTAGATGAAGAAGTTATTTTAGTAAGACTTGAAACATCTCCAGAAGATATAGAAGGTATGGTTGCAGCAAAAGGTATTCTAACAGTAAGAGGTGGAATGACTTCTCATGCAGCAGTAGTTGCTAGAGGAATGGGAACTTGTTGTGTGGCAGGTTGTGGAACTATTAAGGTGGATGATGTTAAGAGAACTCTTACTGTGGGAGATAAGGTATATACTGGTGATGACTTCATTTCAATAGATGGTACATCTGGAAATGTATATGGAGAAAAAATTAAAACTGTTATACCTGAAATATCAGGTTATTTTGAAATATTTATGCGTTGGGCTGATGAAATAAGAAAATTAAAAATTAGAGCTAATGCAGATACTCCAAAGGATGCTAAACAAGCAGTTGAATTTGGTGCAGAAGGAATAGGACTTTGTAGAACTGAGCATATGTTCTTTGCGGAAGATAGAATAATGGCAGTAAGACAAATGATTACAGCTAAAGACGAACAACAAAGAAGAGTTGCACTTGACAAAATATTACCAATGCAAAGAGGAGATTTTATAGGTATATATGAAGCTTTAGAAGAAAGACCTGTTACTATAAGATTGTTAGATCCACCTCTACATGAATTTTTACCAAATACAGAACAAGACATAAGAATATTATCTAATGAAATTGGATTAACTTTTGAAGAATTAAAGCTTACAGTTGATAATTTACATGAATTTAATCCAATGATGGGTCATAGAGGTTGTCGTCTTGCAGTGTCATATCCAGAAATAGCAGAGATGCAAGCTAGAGCTATTATAGAGGCAGCTATAGAGGTTAAAGCAAATAAAGGATATAATATTATTCCGGAAATAATGATTCCTTTAATAGGAGATATAAAGGAATTAAAGTATGTTAAGGATGTAATAAAAAATACTGCTGAAGAAGTAATAAAAGAAAAAAATGTTGACTTAGAGTATAAGATAGGAACAATGATAGAAATACCAAGAGCAGCATTGACAGCTGATGAAGTTGCAAAAGAAGCTGAATTCTTCTCATTTGGTACTAATGATTTAACTCAAATGACATTTGGTTTTTCAAGAGATGATGCTTCTAAATTCTTAACAGATTATTATGATAAGAAGATATATGAGCAAGATCCATTTGCTAAGTTAGATAGAAGTGGTGTTGGAGCTTTAATTAAAATTGCAGTAGAAAAAGGTAGAGAAACAAGACCTGATATTAAATTAGGTATATGTGGAGAACATGGTGGAGATCCATCATCAATTGAATTCTGTCATGATTTGGGACTTAATTATGTTTCTTGTTCACCTTTTAGAGTACCGCTTGCTAGACTTGCAGCAGCTCAAGCTCAAGTCAGAAATAACAGGTAA
- the era gene encoding GTPase Era yields MFKSGFVTIVGRPNVGKSTLLNYIMGEKLSIVSNKPQTTRNNIQTILTGEDYQIVFVDTPGIHKPKHKLGEYMVNSAKDSTNDVDLVLFLTNPDEEIGKGDKFILESLKDKKCPVYLVLNKIDESTPERVAKSLEMYSSEFNFKEIVPIAAIKGKNVDTLVDLMKTELPEGPKYYPEDMITDVPERFVVSEIVREKALRCLRDEVPHGIAVDIIQMKQSDNGTYHIEVDLICEKDSHKGIIIGKNGQMLKKIGETSRYELERFLRTKVNVKIWVKVRKEWRDNQNLLKELGYKKK; encoded by the coding sequence ATGTTTAAGTCAGGATTCGTTACAATAGTTGGTAGACCTAATGTGGGAAAATCAACTTTATTAAATTATATAATGGGGGAGAAACTATCAATAGTTTCTAATAAGCCTCAAACCACTAGAAATAATATTCAAACAATATTAACAGGTGAGGACTATCAAATTGTCTTTGTTGATACACCAGGAATTCATAAGCCAAAACATAAGCTTGGAGAATATATGGTGAATTCTGCAAAGGATTCTACTAATGATGTTGATTTAGTTTTATTTTTAACTAATCCAGATGAAGAAATAGGAAAGGGAGATAAATTTATCTTAGAATCTTTAAAAGATAAGAAATGTCCTGTATATCTTGTTTTAAATAAGATAGATGAAAGCACACCTGAAAGAGTAGCTAAAAGTTTAGAAATGTATTCAAGTGAATTTAATTTCAAGGAAATAGTTCCTATAGCTGCAATAAAAGGAAAAAATGTAGACACATTAGTTGACTTAATGAAAACTGAATTACCAGAAGGTCCTAAATATTATCCAGAAGATATGATAACAGATGTTCCGGAGAGATTTGTTGTTTCTGAAATTGTAAGAGAAAAAGCTTTAAGATGTTTACGTGATGAAGTACCTCATGGTATTGCTGTTGACATAATTCAAATGAAGCAAAGTGATAATGGAACATATCATATAGAAGTTGATTTAATTTGTGAAAAAGATTCTCATAAAGGAATAATAATAGGTAAAAACGGACAAATGCTTAAAAAAATAGGCGAAACTTCAAGATATGAATTAGAAAGATTCTTAAGAACAAAAGTTAATGTAAAAATATGGGTTAAGGTGAGAAAAGAGTGGAGAGATAATCAAAATCTGTTAAAAGAATTAGGATATAAGAAAAAATAG
- a CDS encoding diacylglycerol kinase, whose translation MKFKKVLDSFNNAINGIVETVRTERNMKIHLIVALLILIACFFFDVTKYEFLILAITITMVISAEIINTAIEAVLDLKANYYHPLAKIAKNAAAGAVLVTAINAVLVGYIIFWDKLSYFSYNLINKVKKSEPYTIFIVLVIVCIATIIVKAIFGEGTPLKGGMPSGHSALAFSIATAISLITEEPICVMLSYLMALITAQSRVDSEVHTILEVIVGALFGILLTMFIFVVFRI comes from the coding sequence GTGAAATTTAAAAAGGTTTTAGATAGTTTTAATAATGCTATAAATGGAATCGTAGAAACTGTAAGAACAGAACGTAATATGAAAATACATTTAATAGTAGCGTTATTAATATTGATAGCATGTTTTTTCTTTGATGTAACAAAATATGAATTTCTTATATTAGCTATAACAATTACTATGGTTATAAGTGCAGAAATAATCAATACAGCTATAGAAGCTGTATTAGATCTAAAAGCAAATTATTATCATCCGTTAGCTAAAATAGCCAAAAATGCAGCAGCAGGAGCTGTTTTAGTTACTGCAATAAATGCTGTATTAGTGGGATATATAATATTTTGGGATAAATTATCGTATTTTTCATATAACTTAATTAATAAAGTGAAAAAATCAGAACCTTACACAATTTTTATTGTACTGGTAATAGTGTGTATAGCTACAATAATAGTAAAAGCTATATTTGGAGAGGGAACACCACTAAAAGGTGGAATGCCAAGTGGACATAGTGCGTTAGCCTTTTCAATTGCTACAGCAATTTCACTAATTACAGAAGAACCTATATGTGTTATGTTAAGCTATCTGATGGCTCTTATAACTGCTCAAAGTAGAGTTGACTCTGAAGTTCATACGATTTTAGAAGTTATTGTAGGAGCACTCTTTGGAATTTTGTTAACTATGTTTATATTTGTAGTATTTAGAATATAA
- a CDS encoding deoxyguanosinetriphosphate triphosphohydrolase, which translates to MNIREKIEYFENLTFIKEASFSSCSLGRDKKEEEDDIRTCYMIDRDRIIHSKSFRRLKHKTQVYIKTFGDHYRTRLTHTLEVTQVARNIGVGIGLNENLIEAIALGHDLGHVAFAHNGEEVLNEYLKEGFRHNEQSVRVVRKLENNGEGLNLSKEVIDGILNHSGFGGKNNQSLTLEGTVVKYSDKIAYLNHDIDDSIRAGLLKESDIPSDIKRVLGNSSDERMETLIKNFIKTSNSNIKNGIRKVSLDEEIEEIMIKLRKFMFENIYLGNTLKRERDKAKFILRQLLNYYSNKPEEMPELYKNIVEKEDLKRGVADYIAGMSDDYCLSLFNRLYVPKLVIY; encoded by the coding sequence ATGAATATAAGGGAAAAAATTGAGTATTTTGAAAACTTGACATTTATTAAAGAAGCCTCTTTTTCCTCTTGTTCTTTAGGTAGAGATAAAAAAGAAGAAGAGGATGATATTAGAACTTGTTATATGATTGATAGGGATAGAATTATTCACAGTAAATCATTCAGAAGATTAAAACATAAAACTCAGGTATATATAAAAACATTTGGTGATCATTATAGAACCAGATTAACTCATACCTTAGAAGTGACACAAGTAGCTAGGAACATAGGCGTTGGTATTGGCTTAAATGAAAATTTAATTGAAGCCATAGCGTTAGGACATGATTTAGGTCATGTTGCATTTGCACATAATGGAGAAGAGGTTCTGAATGAATATTTAAAAGAAGGCTTTAGGCATAATGAGCAAAGTGTTAGAGTTGTAAGAAAGTTAGAAAATAATGGAGAAGGACTTAATTTGAGCAAAGAGGTTATTGATGGAATTTTAAATCATAGTGGATTTGGTGGTAAAAATAATCAATCATTAACATTAGAAGGAACTGTAGTAAAATATAGTGATAAAATTGCTTACTTAAATCATGATATAGATGATTCTATAAGAGCTGGATTATTAAAAGAAAGTGATATTCCGAGTGATATAAAAAGAGTCTTAGGTAATTCTTCAGATGAGAGAATGGAAACATTAATTAAAAATTTTATAAAAACATCAAATAGTAATATTAAAAATGGAATTAGAAAAGTTTCTTTAGATGAAGAAATTGAAGAAATTATGATTAAACTTAGAAAATTTATGTTTGAAAATATATATTTAGGAAATACATTAAAGAGAGAAAGAGATAAGGCGAAATTTATATTAAGACAACTTTTAAATTATTATAGTAATAAACCAGAAGAAATGCCTGAATTATATAAAAATATAGTAGAAAAAGAAGATCTAAAAAGAGGTGTTGCAGATTATATAGCTGGAATGAGTGATGATTATTGTTTATCTTTGTTTAATAGATTGTATGTTCCTAAATTAGTAATATATTAG
- a CDS encoding CotS family spore coat protein: MEPELNLLEKSNLSPDIIKNTVLKHYNLQNAKVDIVKFKDTAKQRAVYKVEDNNKCYCLKKVYYDLPDLLYVYSANEWVYRYGIQVPKFIPTINNNRFVYYSDMLFILTPWIDGVKCNFDDLNHVILSIKKLANMHLVSTDFQPILGSSYKVGLDDYYISTLKHFEQLLTISNQAFKYKDDFSKEFISNFDVNLYLAKLSLDIAYNIDNEDLSTSLCHGDYVNKNIIFTKDLETCIIDFDKCKVDYCAKDLAYFMRRLLKRENTNWNVNLALSIIKNYNEIFKLTPSDLRYLLAYICFPQKYWRISRDYYRNISKCNKTAFLTLLKNTTSKSIAQYNFALELLMNIKNEFNILLI; encoded by the coding sequence ATGGAACCAGAATTAAATTTATTAGAAAAATCAAATCTATCACCTGATATAATAAAAAACACTGTTTTAAAACATTATAATTTACAAAATGCTAAGGTAGATATAGTTAAATTCAAAGATACTGCTAAACAAAGAGCTGTATATAAAGTAGAAGATAATAATAAATGCTATTGCTTAAAAAAAGTTTATTATGATTTGCCCGATTTACTATATGTATATTCTGCTAATGAATGGGTTTACAGATATGGTATACAAGTTCCAAAATTTATTCCTACCATTAATAATAATAGATTTGTATATTATTCAGACATGCTATTTATACTAACACCTTGGATAGATGGTGTGAAATGTAATTTTGATGATCTAAACCACGTTATACTTTCTATAAAAAAGCTTGCTAATATGCATCTTGTTTCAACAGATTTCCAACCTATTTTAGGAAGTTCATATAAGGTGGGTCTTGATGATTACTACATATCAACCTTAAAACATTTTGAACAATTATTGACTATATCCAATCAAGCTTTCAAATATAAAGATGATTTTTCTAAAGAATTTATATCTAATTTTGATGTTAATTTGTATCTTGCAAAACTCTCTTTAGATATAGCTTATAATATTGATAATGAAGATTTAAGTACTTCATTATGTCATGGTGATTATGTAAATAAGAATATAATTTTCACTAAAGATTTAGAAACATGCATAATAGATTTTGATAAATGTAAAGTAGATTACTGTGCTAAAGACTTAGCTTATTTTATGCGCAGACTTCTTAAACGTGAAAATACAAATTGGAATGTTAATTTGGCCTTATCTATAATAAAAAACTATAATGAAATTTTCAAGCTAACCCCTTCTGATTTAAGATATTTATTAGCTTATATTTGTTTTCCTCAAAAATATTGGAGAATTTCAAGGGATTATTATAGGAATATATCCAAATGCAATAAAACTGCTTTTTTAACACTTTTAAAAAACACAACTTCAAAGAGTATTGCCCAGTATAACTTTGCATTAGAATTACTTATGAATATAAAAAATGAATTTAATATACTTTTAATATAA